A region from the Citrobacter koseri ATCC BAA-895 genome encodes:
- the uhpC gene encoding MFS transporter family glucose-6-phosphate receptor UhpC: MHPRPVNETDQRYRALRLRLLMCMVIGYAAFYLTRKSVNYVLPALQTDLGLDKGDIGLLGSLFYLTYGLSKFTAGLWHDSHGQRWFMGVGLFATGLLNVVFAFGESLTLLLAVWTLNGFFQGWGWPPCARLLTHWYSRNERGFWWGCWNMSINIGGAIIPLISAFAAHWWGWQAAMLAPGIISMALGIWLTLQLKGTPQEEGLPTVGAWRHDPLELRQEQQSPPMGLWQMLRTTMLKNPMIWLLGVSYVLVYLIRIALNDWGNIWLTESHGVNLLSANATVMLFEVGGLLGALFAGWGSDLLFSGQRAPMILLFTLGLMVSVAALWLAPVHHYALLAVCFFTVGFFVFGPQMLIGLAAVECGHKAAAGSITGFLGLFAYLGAALAGWPLSLVIERYGWSGMFSLLSVAAVLMGLLLMPLLMAGITTSLSQRIKQ; this comes from the coding sequence TGCCGCGTTTTACCTGACGCGAAAAAGCGTGAATTACGTGCTTCCGGCGCTGCAAACGGATCTGGGACTCGATAAAGGCGATATCGGCCTGTTGGGTTCACTGTTTTACCTGACCTACGGCCTGTCGAAGTTTACCGCCGGGCTGTGGCACGACAGCCACGGGCAGCGCTGGTTTATGGGCGTCGGCCTGTTCGCCACCGGCCTGCTGAATGTGGTGTTCGCCTTTGGCGAGTCGCTGACGCTGCTGCTGGCGGTCTGGACGCTGAACGGTTTCTTTCAGGGCTGGGGATGGCCGCCCTGCGCCCGACTGCTGACCCACTGGTATTCGCGCAACGAGCGCGGCTTCTGGTGGGGCTGCTGGAATATGTCGATCAACATCGGCGGGGCGATTATCCCGCTGATTAGCGCTTTCGCCGCCCACTGGTGGGGCTGGCAGGCGGCGATGCTGGCGCCGGGGATCATCAGCATGGCATTAGGTATCTGGCTCACGCTACAGCTGAAAGGCACGCCGCAGGAAGAGGGATTGCCAACGGTCGGCGCATGGCGTCATGACCCGCTGGAGCTGCGACAGGAGCAGCAAAGCCCGCCGATGGGACTGTGGCAGATGTTGCGCACCACGATGCTGAAAAACCCGATGATCTGGCTGCTGGGCGTCTCATATGTGCTGGTCTATCTGATCCGCATCGCCCTCAACGACTGGGGCAACATCTGGCTCACGGAAAGCCACGGCGTTAATCTGCTCAGCGCCAACGCCACGGTGATGCTGTTTGAAGTTGGCGGTCTGCTCGGCGCGTTGTTCGCCGGTTGGGGGTCGGATTTGCTGTTCAGCGGCCAGCGCGCGCCGATGATTTTGCTGTTCACGCTGGGGCTGATGGTGTCCGTCGCCGCGTTGTGGTTAGCGCCGGTACACCATTACGCACTGCTGGCGGTCTGTTTCTTTACGGTGGGCTTTTTCGTTTTTGGCCCGCAAATGTTGATTGGCCTTGCCGCCGTCGAGTGCGGGCACAAAGCGGCGGCCGGTTCCATCACCGGGTTTCTCGGCCTGTTCGCCTATCTGGGGGCAGCGCTGGCGGGCTGGCCTCTGTCGCTGGTCATTGAACGCTACGGCTGGTCGGGCATGTTCAGTCTGCTCTCGGTCGCCGCGGTACTTATGGGTTTATTGCTGATGCCGCTGCTGATGGCGGGCATCACCACCTCGCTCAGTCAAAGGATAAAACAATGA
- a CDS encoding ABC transporter substrate-binding protein: MKLTLTSTLIASGIALATLTGAAQAKGRLVVYCSATNEMCEAETKAFGDKYDVKTSFIRNGSGSTLAKVDAEKKNPQADVWYGGTLDPQSQAGEMGLLQPYKSPNLEQVMEKFRDPAKVKGNLSSAVYVGILGFGVNTQRLKEKNLPVPKCWKDLTKPEYKGEIQIADPQSSGTAYTALATFAQLWGEDQAFDYLKQLNANVSQYTKSGIAPARNAARGETAIGIGFLHDYSLEKEQGAPLELISPCEGTGYEIGGVSILKGARNLDNAKLFVDWVLSKEAQELAWKKGKSYQILTNTTAETSPNSLKLDDLKLINYDMDKYGSTDVRKQLINKWVSEVKMGK; the protein is encoded by the coding sequence ATGAAATTGACGCTTACCTCTACCCTGATTGCATCCGGCATTGCGCTGGCAACCTTAACCGGCGCCGCGCAGGCCAAAGGCCGCCTGGTGGTTTATTGCAGCGCCACCAATGAAATGTGCGAAGCAGAAACCAAAGCGTTTGGCGACAAATATGACGTCAAAACCTCGTTCATTCGCAACGGCTCCGGCAGTACGCTGGCGAAAGTCGATGCCGAGAAGAAAAACCCGCAGGCGGACGTCTGGTACGGCGGGACGCTGGACCCTCAGTCTCAGGCGGGTGAAATGGGGCTGCTGCAACCCTACAAGTCTCCCAATCTTGAGCAGGTCATGGAGAAATTCCGCGATCCGGCGAAAGTAAAAGGCAACCTCTCTTCAGCGGTGTATGTCGGTATTCTCGGTTTTGGCGTCAACACCCAGCGCCTGAAAGAGAAAAATCTGCCGGTGCCAAAATGCTGGAAGGATCTGACCAAACCGGAATACAAAGGCGAGATCCAGATTGCCGACCCGCAAAGTTCAGGCACCGCGTATACCGCACTGGCAACCTTCGCCCAGCTGTGGGGAGAAGATCAGGCCTTTGATTACCTGAAACAGCTCAACGCCAACGTGTCTCAGTACACCAAATCCGGTATTGCCCCGGCACGTAACGCCGCCCGTGGCGAAACCGCTATCGGCATCGGCTTCCTGCACGACTATTCGCTGGAAAAAGAACAGGGCGCGCCGCTGGAGCTGATCTCTCCGTGCGAAGGCACCGGCTATGAAATTGGCGGCGTCAGCATCCTGAAAGGCGCGCGCAACCTCGACAACGCCAAACTGTTCGTGGACTGGGTGCTGTCAAAAGAAGCACAAGAACTGGCGTGGAAGAAAGGCAAGTCTTATCAGATCCTGACCAACACCACAGCAGAAACGTCACCGAACTCGCTGAAGCTCGACGACCTGAAGCTCATCAATTACGACATGGATAAATACGGTTCTACCGACGTCCGTAAGCAGCTTATCAATAAGTGGGTTAGCGAAGTGAAGATGGGTAAATAA
- a CDS encoding ABC transporter permease, with the protein MSHTLAHHPVKKRDAIFFWVLLGWLAFALLPSWSLDYGLLESTGDEILESYGWSQRNISWLWYLLPSLLLIRPFHEARREQRSRHYLDAGWALLCMAFIVISATVEGRGLGYATIVLFVALGAIMTLALTRLEWLGGDRFVIGSLTAIVALIGIFIVWPSIAIFIPMFTNDAGEFAPLAFMTVLSQAHIIQVILNSIALSIAVGVGCTFFGLVLAIYTTRIAKRSAIIGRIFSILPIVTPPFVVGLGVTLMMGRSGYVTEFMVEWFGLTNTNWLYGFTGIWLAQVLAFTPMAFMILDGAIKTIHPSLEEASYTLRASRWQTFNGVFVPLLKPALANAFLIVVVQSLADFSNPLVLGGNFDVLATQIYFYITGSQLDYQAASTLGAFLLLFSLLVFCVQYMWIGKRSYVTVSGKSYRGDVQPLPVTLVWSVIAILAVWIAFNALLYGSIFYGSFTVNWGVDYTLTLANFIKLFGQGMSDGAWPSLLDTLLYAGIAAPITAIFGLLIAWIVVRQQFKGKKTIEFTTMLCFAVPGTVAGVSYILAFNSAPVYLTGTAAIVIISMVMRNVPVGIRAGIAGLGQIDKSLDEASLSLRAGSLRTITHILLPLLRPAILSALIYSFVRAITTVSAIVFLVTPDTRVATAYILNRVEDGEYGVAIAYGSILIVVMLAIIFIFDWLIGEARISRSKAKNQA; encoded by the coding sequence ATGTCACACACACTTGCACACCATCCCGTGAAAAAACGGGATGCGATATTCTTTTGGGTTCTGCTGGGCTGGCTGGCGTTTGCCCTGCTGCCGAGCTGGAGCCTGGATTACGGCCTGCTGGAGTCCACGGGCGATGAAATCCTTGAATCCTACGGCTGGTCACAGCGCAATATCAGTTGGCTGTGGTATCTGCTGCCGAGCCTGCTGCTAATTCGCCCGTTCCATGAAGCCAGGCGCGAACAGCGTAGCCGCCATTACCTTGATGCGGGCTGGGCGCTGTTGTGTATGGCCTTTATCGTCATCAGCGCCACCGTTGAAGGCCGTGGTTTAGGCTACGCCACTATCGTGCTGTTCGTCGCGCTGGGCGCGATCATGACGCTGGCGTTGACCCGTCTGGAATGGCTGGGCGGCGACCGCTTCGTGATCGGCTCACTTACCGCCATTGTGGCGCTGATCGGCATCTTTATCGTCTGGCCGAGTATCGCGATTTTCATCCCGATGTTCACCAACGACGCCGGGGAGTTCGCGCCGCTGGCGTTTATGACGGTGCTGTCGCAGGCGCATATCATCCAGGTGATCCTCAACTCCATCGCCCTGTCGATTGCGGTGGGCGTGGGCTGTACCTTCTTCGGCCTGGTGCTGGCGATTTACACCACCCGCATTGCCAAACGCAGCGCCATTATTGGCCGCATCTTCTCGATTTTGCCAATCGTCACGCCGCCGTTCGTCGTGGGTTTAGGCGTTACGCTGATGATGGGACGCTCCGGCTACGTCACCGAATTTATGGTCGAGTGGTTCGGGCTGACCAACACCAACTGGCTGTACGGGTTTACCGGCATCTGGCTGGCGCAGGTGCTGGCCTTTACCCCGATGGCGTTTATGATCCTCGACGGGGCGATCAAAACTATCCATCCATCGCTGGAAGAAGCGTCATATACCCTGCGCGCCAGCCGCTGGCAGACCTTTAACGGTGTGTTTGTCCCGCTGCTGAAACCGGCGCTGGCGAACGCCTTCCTGATCGTGGTGGTGCAGTCGCTGGCCGACTTCAGTAACCCGTTAGTGCTCGGCGGTAACTTCGACGTGCTGGCGACGCAGATCTATTTCTATATCACCGGTTCGCAGCTTGATTATCAGGCCGCCAGTACGCTGGGCGCGTTCCTGCTGCTGTTCTCGCTGCTGGTGTTCTGTGTGCAGTATATGTGGATCGGTAAGCGCTCTTACGTCACGGTCTCCGGGAAATCGTACCGTGGCGACGTCCAGCCGCTGCCTGTCACCCTGGTGTGGAGCGTCATCGCCATTCTGGCCGTGTGGATAGCCTTCAACGCCCTGCTCTACGGCAGCATTTTCTACGGTAGCTTCACCGTCAACTGGGGCGTGGATTACACCCTGACGCTGGCGAACTTTATCAAGCTGTTCGGCCAGGGAATGAGCGACGGCGCGTGGCCTTCCCTGCTTGATACGTTGCTCTACGCCGGAATTGCCGCGCCGATCACCGCCATCTTCGGTCTGCTGATCGCCTGGATTGTGGTACGCCAGCAGTTCAAAGGCAAAAAGACTATCGAGTTCACCACCATGCTGTGCTTCGCCGTACCGGGCACCGTGGCGGGCGTGTCGTACATCCTCGCCTTTAACAGCGCCCCGGTGTACCTCACCGGAACGGCGGCGATTGTGATTATTTCGATGGTGATGCGTAACGTGCCGGTTGGGATTCGCGCCGGGATCGCCGGATTAGGCCAGATCGATAAATCGCTGGATGAAGCGTCGCTCAGCCTGCGCGCCGGGAGCTTGCGCACCATCACGCACATCCTGCTGCCGCTGCTGCGCCCGGCGATCCTCTCAGCGCTGATCTACAGCTTTGTGCGCGCCATTACCACCGTCAGCGCCATTGTATTCCTCGTCACGCCAGACACCCGCGTGGCGACGGCCTACATCCTCAACCGCGTGGAAGACGGCGAATACGGCGTGGCGATCGCCTACGGCTCAATTCTGATCGTGGTGATGCTGGCGATTATTTTCATCTTTGACTGGCTGATCGGGGAAGCGCGTATCTCCCGTTCAAAAGCCAAAAACCAGGCGTAA
- the fbpC gene encoding ferric ABC transporter ATP-binding protein, protein MSQKNFVELRNVTKRFGSNTVIDNINLTIPQGQMVTLLGPSGCGKTTILRLVAGLEKPSEGQIFIDGEDVTHRSIQQRDICMVFQSYALFPHMSLGENVGYGLKMLGVSRSEVKARVQEALAMVDLEGFEDRYVDQISGGQQQRVALARALILKPKVLLFDEPLSNLDANLRRSMRDKIRELQKQFDITSLYVTHDQSEAFAVSDTVLVMNKGHIMQIGSPQDLYRQPASRFMASFMGDANLFPATFSQEYVDIYGYRLPRPAHFAAQGSGTVGVRPEAITLSDRGEESQRCVIQHVAYMGPQYEVTVAWHGQEILLQVNATRLQPDVGENYYLEIHPYGMFVLADAV, encoded by the coding sequence ATGAGTCAGAAAAATTTTGTTGAACTGCGCAACGTCACCAAACGATTCGGCAGCAACACGGTTATCGATAATATCAATCTCACTATCCCGCAGGGGCAAATGGTGACGCTGCTCGGCCCTTCCGGCTGCGGCAAAACGACCATTTTGCGTCTGGTGGCCGGGCTGGAAAAACCGAGCGAAGGACAGATTTTCATTGATGGCGAAGACGTCACCCATCGCTCTATTCAGCAGCGTGATATCTGTATGGTCTTTCAGTCTTATGCCCTGTTCCCGCACATGTCGCTGGGGGAAAACGTCGGCTACGGTCTGAAGATGCTTGGCGTGTCGCGCAGCGAAGTGAAAGCCCGTGTGCAAGAGGCGCTGGCGATGGTGGATCTGGAAGGATTCGAAGACCGCTATGTTGATCAGATCTCCGGCGGTCAGCAGCAGCGCGTGGCGCTGGCGCGCGCGCTGATCCTCAAGCCGAAGGTGCTGCTGTTTGATGAGCCGTTAAGTAACCTCGACGCCAACTTGCGTCGCAGCATGCGCGACAAGATCCGCGAACTGCAAAAGCAGTTTGATATCACCTCGCTGTACGTCACCCACGATCAGAGCGAAGCCTTTGCGGTTTCCGATACCGTACTGGTGATGAACAAGGGGCATATTATGCAGATCGGTTCGCCGCAGGATCTCTACCGTCAACCTGCGTCACGCTTTATGGCGAGTTTTATGGGCGATGCCAACCTGTTCCCGGCGACGTTCAGTCAGGAGTATGTGGATATCTACGGCTACCGGCTGCCGCGCCCGGCGCACTTTGCCGCCCAGGGTTCCGGCACCGTTGGCGTACGCCCGGAAGCGATTACCTTGAGCGATCGCGGCGAAGAGAGCCAGCGCTGTGTGATTCAGCATGTCGCCTATATGGGGCCGCAGTATGAGGTGACGGTGGCGTGGCACGGACAGGAGATTTTATTGCAGGTTAACGCTACCCGATTGCAGCCGGACGTGGGGGAAAATTATTACCTCGAAATCCACCCGTACGGGATGTTTGTTTTAGCAGACGCAGTGTAA
- the mmuM gene encoding homocysteine S-methyltransferase, whose protein sequence is MSQHNPLSAILDKQDFLLLDGAMATELEARGCDLADSLWSAKVLVENPALIREVHLDYYRAGAQCAITASYQATPAGLAARGFDEAQSKALIGKSVELARKAREAYLAENPQAGTLLVAGSVGPYGAYLADGAEYRGDYVCTPETFQAFHRPRVEALLDAGVDLLACETLPNFIEIKALAELLTEYPRARAWFSFTLRDSEHLSDGTPLRDVAAFLNACPQVVATGVNCIALENVTAALQHLHGLTALPLVVYPNSGERYDAVSKTWHHHGEACATLAEYLPQWLAAGAKLIGGCCRTTPKDIAELNAQR, encoded by the coding sequence ATGTCGCAACATAATCCGTTGAGCGCCATCCTCGATAAACAGGATTTCCTGTTGCTGGACGGGGCGATGGCGACGGAACTGGAAGCGCGCGGCTGTGATTTAGCCGATAGCCTGTGGTCAGCGAAGGTGCTGGTAGAAAACCCGGCGCTGATCCGCGAAGTCCACCTTGATTACTACCGGGCGGGGGCGCAATGCGCGATTACCGCCAGCTACCAGGCAACGCCCGCAGGACTTGCCGCGCGTGGGTTTGATGAAGCGCAGTCGAAAGCGCTGATCGGCAAGAGCGTGGAACTGGCGCGCAAAGCGCGGGAAGCGTATCTGGCTGAGAACCCGCAGGCGGGCACGCTGCTGGTGGCGGGTTCCGTCGGGCCATATGGCGCGTATCTGGCCGACGGTGCGGAATATCGCGGGGATTACGTATGTACTCCCGAAACGTTCCAGGCTTTTCATCGCCCGCGTGTGGAAGCGCTGCTGGATGCGGGCGTTGACCTTCTGGCCTGCGAAACGCTGCCGAATTTTATTGAGATTAAAGCGCTGGCTGAGTTGTTAACCGAATATCCACGGGCGCGGGCATGGTTCTCGTTTACGCTGCGCGACAGTGAGCATCTGAGCGACGGTACGCCGCTGCGTGACGTGGCGGCGTTCCTCAACGCCTGCCCGCAGGTTGTGGCGACTGGCGTAAACTGTATCGCGCTGGAAAACGTCACCGCCGCATTGCAGCATTTGCACGGGCTGACCGCGCTGCCGCTGGTGGTTTATCCCAATTCGGGCGAGCGGTACGATGCGGTAAGCAAAACCTGGCATCATCACGGCGAAGCGTGCGCCACGCTGGCAGAGTATTTACCGCAGTGGCTGGCGGCGGGTGCGAAGCTGATTGGCGGCTGTTGCCGGACGACGCCGAAGGATATTGCTGAATTGAACGCGCAACGTTGA
- a CDS encoding LacI family DNA-binding transcriptional regulator — protein sequence MKPVTLYDVADRAGVSYQTVSRVVNQASHVSAKTREKVEAAMAELNYIPNRVAQQLAGKQTPLIGVATANLALHAPSQIVAAIKSRADRSGASVVIAMVERNGVDACKAAVHNLLAQRVSGLIINYPLDENDAIAVAAVCGNVPVLFLDVSDRFPVNSIIFSHDDGARLGVEHLVEHGHQRIALLTGPRSSVSARLRLAGWHKYLTHYQLRPVAETEGDWSAMSGFQQTMQMLNDGTMPTAILVANDQMALGAMRAIAEFGLRIPQDISVIGYDDTEDSACYIPPLTTIRQNFPLLGATSVDKLLQLSRGEPATGNQQLPVSLVQRKTVQPPNAQATSPQALADSLIQLARQVSLLAPKM from the coding sequence GTGAAACCGGTAACGCTCTATGATGTTGCAGACCGTGCAGGCGTCTCTTATCAGACCGTCTCTCGCGTGGTGAATCAGGCCAGCCACGTTTCCGCCAAAACCCGTGAAAAAGTCGAAGCCGCGATGGCGGAGCTGAATTACATTCCCAATCGCGTCGCGCAGCAGCTGGCGGGTAAACAAACCCCGCTCATCGGCGTCGCCACCGCTAACCTCGCGCTGCACGCGCCGTCGCAAATTGTCGCGGCGATTAAATCCCGCGCCGACAGGTCAGGCGCCAGCGTGGTGATCGCGATGGTAGAGCGCAACGGAGTAGACGCCTGCAAAGCGGCGGTACATAACCTGCTGGCGCAGCGGGTAAGCGGGTTGATCATCAACTACCCGCTTGATGAGAACGATGCCATTGCCGTTGCCGCCGTCTGCGGCAACGTGCCGGTACTGTTTCTCGACGTGTCCGATCGGTTCCCCGTTAACAGCATTATCTTTTCCCATGACGACGGCGCGCGTCTGGGCGTTGAGCATCTGGTAGAACACGGGCACCAGCGCATCGCGCTGTTGACAGGGCCGCGCTCGTCCGTCTCTGCACGGCTAAGACTGGCGGGCTGGCATAAATATCTGACCCACTATCAGCTGCGACCGGTGGCAGAAACGGAAGGCGACTGGAGCGCGATGTCCGGTTTCCAGCAAACCATGCAGATGCTCAATGACGGAACGATGCCCACCGCAATACTGGTGGCTAACGATCAGATGGCGCTGGGCGCCATGCGGGCGATCGCTGAGTTTGGCCTGCGCATCCCGCAGGATATCTCGGTGATAGGCTACGATGACACCGAAGACAGCGCCTGCTACATCCCACCGCTGACCACCATCAGACAGAATTTCCCCCTGCTTGGCGCAACCAGCGTCGACAAACTGCTGCAACTCTCCCGTGGCGAACCCGCCACCGGTAACCAGCAACTCCCCGTTTCATTGGTTCAGCGTAAAACCGTGCAGCCCCCCAATGCTCAGGCCACTTCTCCGCAGGCGTTGGCCGACTCCCTGATCCAACTGGCTCGGCAGGTTTCGCTGTTAGCGCCGAAAATGTGA